Sequence from the Mauremys reevesii isolate NIE-2019 linkage group 5, ASM1616193v1, whole genome shotgun sequence genome:
gaaaggagagcagcagaatatggaccctggacttcagaaaagcagactttgactccctcaggaaactgatgggcaggatcccctgggagaataacatgaggggaaaaGTTGTCCAGGAGAcctggctatattttaaagaatccttattgaggttgcaggaacaaaccatcccagtgtgtaaaaagaatagtaaatatggcaggcgacaagtttggcttaacagtgaaatccttgctggtCTTAAGCACAAAAAaagaagtttacaagaagtggaataTTGGACAAATGACctgggaggagtataaaaatattgcttaggcatgcaggagtgaaatcaggaaggccaaataacacttggagttgcagctagcaagggatgttaagagtaacagaagggtttcttcagatatgttagcaagaagaagaaagtcaaggaaagtgtgggccccttactgaatgatgGAGGCAACCTAgtaacagaggatgtggaaaaagctaatgtactcaatgctttttttgcctctgtctttacgaacaaggtcagctcccagactagtgcactgggcagcagagcatggggaggaggtgaccagccctctgtggagaaaattgtagttcaggactatttagaaaagctggacgagcacaagtccatggggctggatgctcTGTATCCGAGGgggctaaaggagttggcggatgtgattgcagagccattggccattatctttgaaaactcatggtgattcggggaggtcccaaatgattggaaaaaggctattGTAGTGCCCATCTTCAAAAAAGGGAAGCAGgaagatccggggaactacaggccaatcagcctctcctcagtccctggaaaaatcatggagcaggtcctcaaggaatcaattctgaagcacttagagaggaaagtgattaggaacagtcagcatggattcaccaagggcacgtcatgcctgactaacctaattgccttctatgaagagataactggctctgtggatgaggggaaagcagtggatgtgttgttccttgactttagtaaagcttttgatatgctctcccacagtattcttgccagcaagttaaagaagtctgggctggatgaatggactataaggtggatagaaagctggctagattgtcgagctcagcgggtagtgatcaatggctccatgtctagttggcagccggtatcgagtggagtgccccaagggtcaatcctggggccggttttatccAATATCTTcagtgatctggaggatggcgtggactgcaccctcaaaaagtttgcagatgacactaaacttggagtggtagatacgctggagggtagggataggatacagagggacctagataaattagaggattgggccaaaagaaatatgatgaggttcaacaaggacaagtgcagagtcctgcacttaggacagaagaatcccatgcactgctacagactagggaccgaatggctataggcagcagttctgcagaaaaggacctaggggttacggtggacgagaagctggatatgagtcaacagtgtgcccttgttgccaagaaggctaacggcattttgggatgtataggtaggggctttgccagcagatcgagggatgtgatcattcccctctatttgacattggtgaggcctcatctggagtactgtgtccagttttgggccccacactacaagaaggatgtggaaaattgaaGAGTCCAGCGaacagcaataaaaatgattagggggctggagcacatgacttatgaggagaggctgagggaactgggattgtttagtctgcagaagagaagaatgaggggggatttgatagctgctttcaactaccggaaagggggttccaaagaggatggatctagactgctctcggagatagcagatgacagaacaaggagtaatggtctcaagttacagtgggagaggtttaggttagatgatgaaaatgaacattgttggtctgctctgctttggatcgttatcaagcaaaacccatcatcagcatggacacatgtcctctggaatagtggttgaagctggaaggaacatatgaatctttagtgcatctggcatgtaaatatcttgtaatgctagctacaatagtgccatgagaacacctgttctcgctttcaggtgacattgtgaacaagaaacagacagcattatcttctgaaaaagcagggccagctccaggcaccagcattccaagctggtgtttggggcggcaatctgcaaggggcggcagtccttgttgttttgcccccaacagcgcaccaaattgctgccgcggacagcgggggcagtccgtgtgcccttagggcagcaagtgcgtttctgcggcggcggcaattcggcagcagcttctatgtttagctgtccgcggtggcttcagctaaacatagaagctgccaccgaattgccgccgccgcagaaatgcacctgccgccctaagggcacacggactgcccccgctgtccatggcggcaattcggtgcactgcttggggcggcgaaaactgtagagccggccctgtgcaaaagtaaacaaacttgtttgtctgagcgattggctgaagaagaaataggactgagtggacttgtagactctaaagttttacattgttttatttttgaatgcaggttttttgtacataattctacatttgtaagttcaactttcataataaagagattgtattacaccagtggttcttaacctttactgcagcctgcagccctttggttctcaaaatatgttctcgtaccccttatcaaaaatcaaaatatgttcttGCAGCCCTTAAACGTAAAAAATGTTCTTGCACCCCTTAAACCTAGAtatgtttgtatattacagtagtagtttaaaatgtataatgttaataaatacacaggtttgattaaacaaagtagttgtacttatgtgcctgtgcttaagttgtgttttcgatgatttaccttctaaaaaaaatctggcatgtctcgcacccccagaaagggaATCTTGCACTCCCAGGGGATGTGTggaccccaggttaagaaccattgTATTAGACAATTGAAAAATgcgatttcttttgttttttacagtgcaaatatttgtaataaaataaatataaagtgagcactgtacactttgtattctgtgttataattgaaatcaatatatttgaaaatgtagaaaacatctaaaaaatttaaataaatggtattctattattaacagtgcgattaattgcaattaattaattgcttgacagccctaaagaGAAtctttctttaacttgctgtaaaataaaaataaaattctattgGAAAACTTGGACATGCTTTAAAGCGCAGTATATATTATCATTGTATAGTGAAAGAAAGCAAATGGAAAATTGACATTAGTACGCATTCAAGTTAGTgagaaaataaatttaaagtAGAATATCATCGCCTGTCCTAAATTAGCATATTATACAAACTTTTATGTTACCAAATTTGAAATTTTGTAATTCATTTCTACCTGAGCCCCCTGCTATAATAATTCTCCTTATTGCCTGCAGCTTTTACAGAATTCAATTCTTAAGATTACATTTTCCCACCCTCTCTTTGATACCAGAAGTCAGGAGTTTTTAACCTGATGTGCTAAATCAGATTGTACCGGTGATAATATGGGAACTTCAAGCAATTCACTTGATCCAAAGTACAATAGTGCATTGATTTTAAGTCTCTAGCTTGCTTTATGACTTTGTACCTTTTAATATTCCTGGGTATATAATGTGCTCAGACATTCTACTCTTTGTAATTTTGGGCGAGGACAACGTTCAGGAGTTTCTCTCCTTATTATGGCTACCTGAAAATATTTTGCTGCACTAATTAGATCTCCTGAGTCAATAGTGATTTATGAATCATAGTTCAAAAGCAAGTTTTTTGAGTTAGTTTTTGATTATTCGGAGTATTTGATTTACTGCCCCACTTTCCTAGAACATGCAACTGAATATTACTCTATCACATATATGTTTCAAATGTAGTGATGTACATCTTTGTTACTATGCAGCAAGACATCCTTGCTTCATTTACAATGCCCTCATATGTTTTTAATTATTGTGGGGTATTTGAAATTAAAAATATCTGCAGTGTCTCAGATACCAGTGCAtagtaaatgttggtaaatgttGACTCTTTAAATAGAGACTGCTCTATCTATTGGTTGTGTGTTGAGGTGACAATGCTCCATGCagagccggctctaggcaccagcaaaccaagcagtTACGCTCTCAGAGGGTTGGTTGGTttatttggttggtttttttgcttgggatggcaaaaggcGGCCCAGGCTCCATGGTAACAACAATTATAGCAGCCTGTATTAGAATTGTAGGAAATGTGAATCTGTGTTTGAGTCAGGGAGATGTTCACCCCTAAGGGAGGGTACAGAGGAGAGTTTTCTTTAAACgtcttgtttgctttttcttttgtaaaGCAAAGAAAAGCAAAAGAGAAACAAATTGTAGACTTAAAAGCATTCTGCCTTCTAAACATACTTCTCCAAGTGACAGATTCTATTTATTTGTTTGAAAAACATTTTAGGTATGAAGAAAAGGACTACATTAAATAGAGAAGATATGAGACACAAACAAAACATCTTTAATAAGGGCACTCTTGGCCTTTTTCATATTCCAAATCTACCTTTTTTACATTGAAACAGTTCCATACAACACTCCCGAAGGCTTTGTAAACTATTTTCAGATAAATGAATACAGAATATGGGCCAGATTATTTACTGCATATCAGGGAGCTGGTTATGGCTCCCCGATTCTCTTGCCTCAGCCCATGTTAGAGCCGCCTCTAGGCGGCTCTAACATGCACTGTCTGCCTATGGTTCTCAAGGGGACCGCAAGGGAGGGAGGAATATCAGCCAGGTACTCCAGCTCTGTGCCTTCTGGACACTTGGGAGTGCAAACCACCTGCTTTAGACTGCCAGAGCAATCCCCTCTCTTTCCCTTCCAAGAAAGCCCAGCTCTTATATTCTGATTACCTTTAGAGTACTCTGAGAGGCATATTTTAGGAGAATTGAAGCATGTATTGTTAGGGGTGATGGTCAAAATTAAAAGTGGCGAATCTGATTTATTTGTGCTTCCTGGTTATTTAGTGGAATTATATATAGTGGGGttgctgtttctttttttatttagaaATACAATAAGAATTTGTCAGAGGTGCCTAGAGCATTCATTTAGGTGTCTCTTGTGGTTTTATAAATCTAAAGTGTaaataaatgaatacatctaGAATCTAGTGAGTTCTTTTTTAAGAAAGATACATTTCCCTTAGTccccctgccaatttttgtggcTTTACAATCAGATTTTTCTCTcaatttttctctcctttttttattTGTGAAAGACCCCACATAAACAAAAGGAAGCTCACTTTACAAACTGACTTGTTACATGGGGAAGCAGTGCaactgactatacacaaagtgCTGCTAAATGCATGCAGTAGGCAACCTGAAAAAATAGTGGGTgtgttctctctcccctctccaatCCATTTTATTCATGCTAACATGTAAAATGTCAAATATGTGATTTTTAGGTGATGTCCCCTTAGTTCTATAAATGTTGGAGAAAATATCATGGGACTTCTTTGGTTTCAGTTACTTTCTTAAAAATATATCTTATGACTGCATGCATCCTATCCATCTGTTTTCATTCCAGGATAATGTTTTAAACATTGTAAATCAAATCATGGATGAATGCATTCCACATGAACGGGCCAACCGGGACTTCTGTGTTAAATTTCCAGAAGAAATACGCCATGACAACCTTGCAGGGCAGCTTTGGTTTGGAGCAGAGGTAGGTCACTGTTGtttctgttgttttgttttaaaggaagATTGTCTTATTGCATGCTGCTTGTAAAGTATGTTTGAAGGCTTGTTTTTGAAATGTGTGGGCATAATTCCTCACGGAAAAGCCTGTAAACTTGTAGATCAGTATTCAAACATTTACTTTGAAAATTAATCTAGTCAGCTGATAATGTATAGTCTAAAAGTATTGTTTTATTGTGGGTTTGATATCTGTTGTGCTTGTGAAATATTTTAATAACTGTTAATATCAATTTGTCTTATTTTAAATAATGCGTAGATACTCTTAATGTATTAGTATTTGATAGATATTTCCTGTATATTGGGTCAGTTTATATTGGGAGTTGTATTTGCCATGAAGGACTATCCATGTAGGGTGTGGAAATTCTACAGATGTCCATAGGTTTTCATGTCCGAGTAGTATCCTTTATCATGAGCCAAATTTATCTCATTCCTGGAACTAAAAGTATTCTTTTAGGGCTTTTTATTCTATCTCCTTCATATGGATTGTATTAATGGCACTAATGACTGAATTATTAGAGATGCATACAAAATAAAAAGAGCACCTATCCAAGATTCTAAATGCCCTTGACATGAATTTTGAACAAAAATTAGATTGCCTGCAGAACAATAAACTCCCTTCTCTGACTCATCTGATTTCTCTCAAAGGCCCACCTCTACAGAAGCCTGCGTACATAGGTGTCTTGCAGTATGCTCTGACATTTAATAGGCTTGGGCTATTCTGGACTGTAGGAAAGTCTCAGGGTCCAGTGCTGAGAGTCAATAGATATATATCAATGTACATGTCCATTACTGATGTCAGGGGATGTGGAGCATGTGTAGACAAACTAACCACCCCTGAAGGCTCCCTCATGTCAATACCCAGCATTGCAACACTTCTGCCTCCTCTCTGGGCCTTTTGCAAAACCAACTACAGTTTCTTGACATTATCCTAATGAATCCCACTGTAAATTACCACTATAATTACAACCAGAAACTATTGCTGGGTTTTTTGCACCTGGGGTAGAAAATGCTTGAGAAAGCACTGAAATAGACAATACATTTGGAGAGAAAAGGAGTTGAACCACGTTCTAAATGTTTTTCTTTGCATGTGTTACATACTGATTGGTATTTTTGGTCCTCCTGAATTAGGCTTTCTCTGGCTCTGTGCTGAACGGAGTTGCTGGTTTCAGAAAGTGATAAGGTTCTGATGATTCATTTAACTGTAAACAGAACTAGGATCCATGATCTTCCGTAAATGTACATAGTACAGGAGACTGAATTTATTTGTATAAACCACAGTGAGATTAGCATGTACATTGTATTCTTGTCAGCATCCTCATTTTGAATCTTATTCAAACTAAGAATTGAAATCATCAGCATCTCAGACTTGACTTGTCTCTGCTTTACTGTAATTATTGTTTTGGACTACCTAGAGAACAAGAACAAGAGATCTTGGGAGTGCCCTTGTATCACAAATCAGTACATCAAACTGCTGAGCAAGGTCTAGGATTACAGGTCCTCCTACAGAGCTGGAAAAATGCCTTCCATCTGCTGCTATTCGGCAGTCAAGAAAGAGACCCAAGAACAGGGattggaaaaagagagaaaaataaaagctTCAAGAATAAAatacccttttttttaaattttcaaaatatatttctaTTAAATGCAGCAAGTATGATTTACTTCAACATACATAGTCTTTCAAATCAAGGGACCTGTCCAGCCATGGAAATATTTCTATATCTTCTGTATTTTATATAGTAAGGCTTTTGcagtaaaaaaaaatgaacagaatgttgggaatcattaagaaagagagagataataaaacagaaaatatcatattgcctctatataaatccatggtatgcccacatcttgaatactgtgtgcagatgtggttgccccatgtcAAAAAAGaagtattggaattggaaaaggttcagaaaagggcaacaaaaataattagggggatggaacggctgccttatgaggagagattaataagacttggacttttcatcttggaaaagagaggactaaggggagatatgatagaggtctataaaatcctgactggtgtggagaaagtaataaagaagtgttatttacgtcttctcataacacaagaactaggggccaccaaatgaaattaataggcagcaggtttaaaacaaacaaaaggaagtatttcttcattcAACGCACAGTctatctgtggaactccttgccagaggatgttgtgaaggccaagactataacagggttcaaaaaagaactagataagttcatggaggataggtccatcaatggctattagccaggatggacagggatagtgtccctagtctctatttgccagaagctgggaatgggtgacaggggatggatcgcttggtgattacctgttctgttcattccctctggggcacctggcattggccactgtcggtagacaggatactgggctagatggacctttggtctgacccagtatggccgttcttatgttctcaaggCTTCTTAAAAGATACAAAGTATGCCTATAAGATCTCTGTGAGCTGGTGAGCATGCACTGACTAGTGTATGAAATAAAGGACCCAACAGTAGCAGAAATTCAGTTCCTTTCTCCAGGGATGGGcttattttttaaaccaaacaGTCCAACACAAATCAAAACCAGAACATTAGCTCTTGTTGCCTGGCCCCTTCTTAAGCCTTTTCCTCTTAAGgcttctgcccctgcccacatGGACAACCCCCTTCTAGGTCCTTCCACTTGATCCTGGGTCTTTTGCAGGAGCCTTCCTGCTACCTTCAGTTCTCCCAAACTGAGCTGGCCTTTTATCTGAGGATCACAAGACTTGCAGGGACCTGGCCTCAAACCCATCTCTTGGGAGTCACAGGTGGGGCTAAGACCACTTCCCTTGTAGGGCTATCCTGCACTATAATATTTTCTTGGATAAAGTACAactttttaatccatttttttAAACGTTATTTCTACAGTGCTTGGCTGCTGGTTCCATTATTATGAATCGTGAAATTGAGAGCATGGCTATGAGACCATTGGCCAAGGATCTGACCCGCAGCCTGGAGGAAGTTAGGAACATTATTCGCGACCAGGCCTTAAGGGATTTGAATCTTTACACAGAAAAAATGAAAGAGTCGCTTAAACATTTTGATGTCCTTTTTGCTGAATTTGAGTTAAGGTAACAGATTCAAAAATATATGTATCCTGAACATTGTCTATTACAGCTACACTTCCTTGCAGAAGAATCCTTCTTTTTCTCCTTTGTCACACATTTTGAATTTCTTTAGCAGTTTGTACCTATTTATAACACTgacacatcctttcccctcagatttaaaaaaaaaaatcaatagccaCTTAGCAATCAGAATTTGCCATCTTCAAGTACAGTGTAATCTCTACATTAGCATACTGGTATGATAtttgggagagattttcaaaggcacaaatgaaaGCTGTAAATCTACCCCATTAATATTGTTGTCAGGGGAAAGACAAATAAGAGGGCACATGATAAACGTGTATACAATAATGAATAGTCTAGAGAGAGCAGAGCAGTAGCTTCTGTTCTCTCTGTCTCATAACTCAAGAGAGAGGAGATATTTGATTAAATTAAAAGGTGGCAGATTCAAGACAGAGAAAAGGAAATACTGTTCACACAAGGCCACGACTAAAGTGTGGAATCCATTGCCAAAAACCAAGTAAGAATCAAAAAGGGATTGGAGATTTACATCCAAAACAAGAATATCCTGTATAATAGTGAATGCTGACATAAATTTAGGAagagatattaaacctcatgtttCAGAGTTAGTCGATCTCTAGCTTTGTCAGacacaagatactggactagatgagacCATGAGTCTGATCCAGTGTGCAGTTGCTATGTCCAGTAGAGGACCAGTGACTTGTGCACAAATATTGCATGTAAGTGCTGCTTATCTGCACATAAACATGTATTTTTCAGTAATTGTACATAATTTCACACATACACTAGACTTTATTGTGCCAGCGTTAAAGCCCCTTAAATTCCACAGCCTGTTGATCAGCTATGCTTTGTTAATGTAATTTCATTTGGAATAGCATTAGATACAATTCTTAATTCTATTCAATTACTGTGCTTTCAGAAAATGCAGAGTAAACTATTCTTCAATCtagagaaagcaaaaaaaaattggttgaTTTTATTGTTGAATATTTGTAATAGTACTTATGAAATTACTGCAGAAGTCTATGCTTCAGTAATAAATAAAGCAATTGAAATTATTTTCATTTCCACTGAAATTGTAAAGTTCTCTTAATGAAAATTGTCAGAATTTATTGAAAACCATCAGTTCATTATTGAGATAATTTGACTTTCATTTCTTTTCCGTTACGTTATATCTGATTGTGAAGGGGTTGAGAAAAGTAATTGAAATATACCTCTCTTTAAAATCTTTGTAGTTATGTATCAGCCATGGTACCTGTAAAGTCTCCAAAAGAGTATTATGTACAGCAAGAGGTAATCGTGCTTTTTTGTGAAACAGTTGAGAGGTAAGCACTTTTCAGAAATATGAATTACACTTTTCTTTGGTGTATTTACCTATGATCTGGCATATTACGCAAATTTCATACCTGTAATCTTCAGGAAAATGACACGTTGCTTCCTAGTGATTGTTCAAGTAAAAAATCAAAAAACATTAGCTATTTGCAGAAATGTTTTGGcctaacataaaaaaaaatcactgtattGTAGCTGGAATGCATGGTTATGATATATACAGTTAAGGCTGACTAAGCATTTCCATTCTAGAGGCCATTTTACCTTGTACCTTTTGAGTTGAATTTTCTGGATCAGAggcatttggggttttttgtttgattCTGCGGTTTGGTGTGGTGTGGTAGGGAAAAGAGATTTGTGCAAAAAATATTTagggtatttttttattttgttttgagaaTGAGGGCACATACTTCTCCCATTATTAGAAAAAAATCTTGCAACTTTTATTTGGACAACTCTAAAGACTCAGTGGTTTGGAGTACAAAGTTGAAATCTGTCAAAAGATAGTCCTAGGGGAGGAGAGTGTCCATGAaaactggttttgtttttgaCTGCATTGGGAAGTCTTAAATTGTACTATTTTTTTGAAATGACAATGGATTCAGCCTCCCAGTATTCTAAAACCAAGAGGTGTGCTCTGTGCATGTATATACATGGGGTTATGGATTATACCAAAACAGTTTTGTGAATCCTGTGTCATTCAGTAACAATGATTTTACCTCCCTCAATGTGGTATTTTAATATGCATGCAAACACACTTTCACTTCTGGTATTCTTTTGCTGTGTAGTCAGATTGTCTCGATCAAAGAAAAATGGAGACAATGGCTGCCTGGTGGAAACATGGGCTTGGGAGAAGGAAAGGATGAGAGACATGGGAATTCTGAGCAGGGACTTACTCAGAGGTCTGTTTGAATATGGCTATGTTTCGCCCCTGGGGTGGTCTTCCACATCTTCTTTCTTTGGTGGTAGTGGTGGGGGCAGGTCACAAGGAACCAAGTGTATCCTGTGTCCCCTACTCCACAAGGGGACAGCATCGCCTCAGGTATGGCTCATCACCAACAACTCCTCAGGAATGGCTTGTCCATCCTTCTATAGCTAAGGCTCAACAGAGAGACTGAGATGGATTCTCTCCAACACTGCCTTTGACAGTAAATCATGGCACCACAGGAAGTTCACTAAATATATAGAGGGCTTCTTCCTACTCTTTGCAAATTTTGCATCTCGGAGTTGGGAGTGGAGATCATTGAGCCATTTGGTTTCCATTAGATGGAGTGGGATTGATAATAGTCAAAAGAGACAGAGTTAATGTAGAGTGAGCTTTAAATATG
This genomic interval carries:
- the ZFYVE28 gene encoding lateral signaling target protein 2 homolog isoform X8 — translated: MMNRFRKWLYKPKRTDPQLLAQFYYADEELNQVAAELDCLDGRKDPQRCTLLVNQFRSCQDNVLNIVNQIMDECIPHERANRDFCVKFPEEIRHDNLAGQLWFGAECLAAGSIIMNREIESMAMRPLAKDLTRSLEEVRNIIRDQALRDLNLYTEKMKESLKHFDVLFAEFELSYVSAMVPVKSPKEYYVQQEVIVLFCETVERALKLGYLTQDMIDDYEPALMFTIPRLAIVC